In one Gadus morhua chromosome 7, gadMor3.0, whole genome shotgun sequence genomic region, the following are encoded:
- the sh3pxd2b gene encoding SH3 and PX domain-containing protein 2B isoform X4 — MPRRTVQEVTVQDVQKRRNPNKHYVYIIKVLWSDGSTETIYRRYSKFFDLQMELLDKFPVEGGQKDPKRRIIPFLPGKILFRRSHIRDVAMKRLRPINEYCMALTQLPVYISQCEEVRVFFETRPEDLNPPKEEPIGKKKSGDTSSTDLLLLDQYVAVTDYEKQESSEIGLHVGQVVEVIEKNESGWWFVSTDDAQGWVPATCLEAQDDPDDFSLPGDEEEKYSVVYPYAARDQDEIDLEKGMVVEVIQRNLEGWWKIRYQGREGWAPASYLTKVDMQAQKQSAGGAANASTSDLEGASRQNQLNNGAKDPQKEPKLSPFSEGSKLKMGLRQRPPPRRDLTIPRGANLPKPPVPPQVEEEFYTIADFQTTIPDGISFQAGLKVEVIEKNSSGWWYIQIEDKEGWAPITFIDKYKKTSSALRPNFLAPLPNEMEKLRLEDGNAAAAAAAASAASAPEDSWSKPLPDEPGAATAEAFARPKLRDWKSGGSKGSSALFSEPLPPAPSAPPLEEKPALPPRRESINKGLEAEPPERPKAELCKPLPPKPPAPGALGGPKPPAPPALLALGGPKVPPPFRQERPAEPKKEDKNKALHLKNEMGLECGHKISAKEVKKFNLKPVPKQPPKPRAEPPEENPEPAGPALFMKPKPGVRPKPVPSAKPEAPAENRLDITNLRSKLRPAKPAEPGAPEAGSHPAPGPPPPSSSHPSPPLGPAPKHFPSPALLNNGKHADEPRLPPKQLNGHAHESSPPPAKPGPPPHKEQPQRPPALAPRRPPPPKKTDPSSPTETPRTPPHFPKEAPEAPKPELPPQSRPPPPKPKAFVLPPPPREREEPKAFVLPPPPREREEPKAFMLPPPPREREEPKANKMPIPPKPQLKTKKPAPPRDKLPPLVREAGRDQLYLAVADFEGDEQTAGFKVGTVFEVMEKNGSGWWFCKNAGEEHEGWIPSNYLSKKP, encoded by the exons ATGGAGTTGTTGGATAAATTCCCGGTGGAAGGGGGCCAGAAAGACCCCAAGCGGAGAATCATTCCTTTCCTTCCAG GAAAGATTCTGTTTCGGAGGAGCCATATCAGAGATGTCGCCATGAAGCGTCTGCGGCCCATCAACGAGTACTGCATG GCCCTCACCCAGCTGCCCGTGTACATCTCGCAGTGTGAGGAGGTCAGGGTGTTCTTCGAGACCAGACCTGAAGACCTCAACCCACCCAAGga GGAACCCATTGGAAAGAAGAAATCAG GGGACACAAGCTCCACAGACCTGCTGCTCCTGGACCAGTACGTGGCTGTCACGGACTACGAGAAGCAGGAGAGCTCGGAGATCGGCCTGCACGTGGGCCAGGTGGTGGAGGTCATCGAGAAGAACGAGTCCG GCTGGTGGTTCGTGAGCACCGACGACGCCCAGGGCTGGGTCCCCGCCACCTGCCTGGAGGCCCAGGACGACCCCGACGACTTCTCCCTGCCGGGGGACGAAG AGGAGAAGTACTCTGTGGTGTACCCCTACGCGGCCCGGGACCAGGATGAGATAGACCTGGAGAAGggcatggtggtggaggtgatccAGAGGAACCTGGAGGGCTGGTGGAAGATCAG GTATCAGGGCCGCGAGGGCTGGGCCCCGGCCTCCTACCTGACCAAGGTGGACATGCAGGCCCAGAAGCAgtcagcagggggcgctgccaATGCCAGCACCAGCGACCTGGAGGGAGCGTCTAGACAGAACCAGCTGAACAACGGGGCTAAAGACCCCCAGAAGGAGCCCAAGCTGTCCCCCTTCTCCGAGGGCAGCAAGCTGA AAATGGGTTTGCGACAGAGACCTCCGCCACGCAGAGACCTCACCATC CCGCGTGGGGCCAACCTGCCCAAGCCCCCCGTCCCGCCCCAGGTGGAAGAGGAGTTCTACACCATCGCCGACTTCCAGACCACCATCCCCGACGGCATCAGCTTCCAGGCCGGCCTCAAAGTGGAG gTCATCGAGAAGAACTCCAGCGGCTGGTGGTACATCCAGATCGAGGACAAGGAGGGCTGGGCCCCCATCACCTTCATCGACAAGTACAAGAAGACCAGCAGCGCCCTGCGGCCCAACTTCCTGGCGCCGCTCCCCAACGAGATGGAGAAGCTGAGGCTGGAGGACGggaacgccgccgccgccgccgccgccgcctcggccGCCTCGGCCCCGGAGGACAGCTGGTCCAAGCCTCTCCCGGACGAGCCCGGCGCCGCCACCGCTGAGGCCTTCGCCAGGCCCAAGCTGAGGGATTGGAAGTCCGGCGGCAGCAAGGGCTCCTCGGCGCTCTTCTCggagcccctccccccggcGCCCTCCGCCCCCCCGCTGGAGGAGAAGCCGGCGCTGCCCCCCCGCCGGGAGTCCATCAACAAGGGCTTGGAGGCGGAGCCGCCCGAGAGGCCCAAGGCCGAGCTCTGTAAGCCCCTCCCGCCCAAGCCCCCGGCCCCCGgtgccctggggggccccaagccccctgccccgccggccctgctggccctggggggccccaaggtgcccccccccttccggcaGGAGAGACCCGCGGAGCCCAAGAAGGAGGACAAGAACAAGGCCCTGCACCTGAAGAACGAGATGGGGCTGGAGTGCGGCCACAAGATCTCCGCCAAGGAGGTGAAGAAGTTCAACCTGAAGCCCGTCCCCAAGCAGCCCCCCAAGCCGCGGGCCGAGCCCCCCGAGGAGAACCCCGAACCCGCCGGACCCGCGCTCTTCATGAAGCCCAAGCCCGGGGTCCGGCCCAAACCGGTCCCGTCCGCCAAGCCCGAGGCCCCGGCGGAGAACCGGCTGGACATCACCAACCTGCGGAGCAAGCTGAGGCCCGCAAAGCCCGcggagcccggggcccccgaggCCGGAAGCCacccggcccccggccccccgccgcccAGCAGCTCCCACCCGAGCCCCCctctgggccccgcccccaagCACTTCCCCAGCCCCGCCCTCCTGAACAACGGCAAACACGCCGACGAGCCCCGGCTGCCGCCCAAGCAGCTCAACGGCCACGCCCACGAGAGCTCCCCCCCGCCCGCCAAGCCGGGCCCGCCTCCCCACAAGGAGCAGCCCCAGAGGCCTCCCGCCCTGGCCCCCCGGAGGCCGCCGCCCCCCAAGAAGACGGACCCGTCCAGCCCGACCgagacccccaggacccccccgcACTTCCCCAAGGAGGCCCCGGAGGCCCCCAAGCCCGAGCTGCCTCCGCAAAGCAGACCCCCGCCTCCAAAGCCAAAGGCCTTCGTGCTCCCGCCTCCgcccagggagagggaggagcctaAGGCCTTCGTGCTCCCGCCCCCgcccagggagagggaggagcctaAGGCCTTTATGCTCCCGCCTCCacccagggagagggaggagcctaAGGCGAACAAGATGCCCATCCCCCCCAAGCCTCAGCTGAAGACCAAGAAGCCGGCGCCGCCCAGAGACAAGCTGCCGCCCCTGGTCAGGGAGGCGGGCCGCGACCAGCTGTACCTGGCCGTGGCCGACTTCGAGGGCGACGAGCAGACGGCCGGCTTCAAGGTGGGCACCGTGTTCGAGGTGATGGAGAAGAACGGCAGCGGATGGTGGTTCTGTAAAAACGCCGGCGAGGAACACGAGGGCTGGATCCCTTCAAACTACCTGAGCAAGAAGCCCTAG